A single region of the Malaclemys terrapin pileata isolate rMalTer1 chromosome 4, rMalTer1.hap1, whole genome shotgun sequence genome encodes:
- the CLPS gene encoding colipase, whose product MADLLYSPGTLLCTCSCPESPRRILWLPYGQMASALLLLLLLSLASALSFSHQRGLIFNLDNGELCLQSAQCKSSCCHKTGVLSLARCANRAAENQECSPKSIYGVYYKCPCENGLTCEADKSIVGSITNTNYGICQDPGSSSK is encoded by the exons ATGGCAGATCTGCTTTATAGCCCTGGTACACTGCTGTGCACCTGTTCCTGCCCTGAAAGCCCCAGACGGATTCTTTGGCTGCCCTACGGCCAGATGGCGAgcgccctgctcctgctgctgctgctctcccttgCCTCAGCCTTGTCGTTTTCTCACCAGCGAGGCCTCATCTTCAATTTG GACAATGGGGAGCTGTGTCTGCAAAGTGCTCAGTGCAAGAGCAGCTGTTGCCACAAGACTGGCGTGTTAAGCCTGGCTCGTTGTGCGAACCGAGCAGCCGAGAATCAGgagtgttcccccaag AGCATCTATGGGGTTTACTACAAGTGTCCCTGTGAGAATGGCTTAACCTGTGAGGCCGATAAGAGCATCGTGGGATCCATCACCAACACCAACTACGGCATCTGCCAGGATCCTGGGAGCTCGTCCAAGTAA